From Aquabacter sp. L1I39, the proteins below share one genomic window:
- a CDS encoding helix-turn-helix transcriptional regulator produces the protein MAQDTIRLEKAANLLRLAQALAASAEGLTLDEIASQFSVNRRTAERMRNAVQDLFPGFETVDEGRFKRFRIRGGLGAFFIAPSVSELAELETACKGLQQAGHQPRAALLRALQTKITAALRDSTRLKMATDMEALCRAEAIARHVGPHAITDEATLQVLREALIAMKRVRFSYPRQDRPEGYVRTVVPYGLLFGANAYLVGREAGRPDAVLWRLDRMRALKMTAQAGGPPENFNLDAYAARSFGTYQEPPARVVLRFAPEATEAARMVFHPTQDIRSLEDGRLEVTFVAGGQLEMVRHLFGWGASVEIVEPPELRDRMIAELKAALAAHERPPRTRSKGTRGKT, from the coding sequence GTGGCCCAGGACACCATACGCCTTGAGAAGGCGGCGAACCTGCTGAGGCTCGCCCAAGCGCTTGCGGCTTCGGCGGAAGGGCTCACGCTGGACGAGATCGCCAGCCAGTTCTCGGTCAACCGGCGCACCGCCGAGCGCATGCGCAACGCGGTGCAAGACCTGTTTCCCGGTTTCGAAACGGTGGATGAGGGCAGGTTCAAGCGCTTTCGCATCAGGGGAGGGCTCGGCGCCTTTTTCATCGCGCCGAGCGTCAGCGAGCTTGCGGAGCTGGAGACCGCGTGCAAGGGGCTCCAGCAGGCCGGCCACCAACCGCGTGCCGCCTTGCTGCGAGCCTTGCAGACCAAGATCACCGCCGCCCTGCGCGACTCCACGCGCCTTAAGATGGCCACCGACATGGAGGCCCTGTGCCGGGCCGAGGCCATTGCCCGGCATGTGGGTCCCCATGCCATCACCGATGAGGCCACCCTTCAGGTGCTGCGGGAAGCGCTGATCGCCATGAAGCGCGTGCGCTTTTCCTATCCCCGGCAGGATCGGCCGGAAGGCTATGTGCGCACCGTCGTCCCCTATGGCCTCCTGTTTGGCGCCAATGCCTACCTCGTGGGCCGCGAGGCGGGGCGCCCCGATGCGGTGCTCTGGCGCCTCGACCGCATGCGGGCCCTGAAGATGACCGCCCAGGCCGGCGGGCCGCCGGAAAACTTCAACCTCGATGCCTATGCCGCCCGGTCCTTCGGCACCTACCAGGAACCCCCGGCTCGCGTGGTGCTGCGCTTCGCCCCCGAGGCGACGGAGGCGGCGCGCATGGTGTTCCATCCCACCCAGGACATCCGAAGTCTGGAAGACGGCCGGTTGGAAGTGACTTTCGTGGCCGGCGGGCAGTTGGAAATGGTGCGCCACCTCTTCGGTTGGGGCGCCTCGGTGGAGATCGTCGAGCCGCCCGAGCTTCGCGACCGGATGATTGCGGAGCTGAAGGCGGCGCTGGCGGCCCACGAACGCCCCCCGCGGACCCGTTCCAAGGGCACACGCGGCAAGACTTGA
- a CDS encoding putative bifunctional diguanylate cyclase/phosphodiesterase — translation MQCPPVPPHEKERLAALASYCLADEAPVVDLSPLVDMALHVFKVPMAAVNMIGSDHVFFAASAGFGEVDKRREVSFCAHTILQGKVMVVPDAERDDRFHDNPLVAGAGSIRFYAGAPLLSSDGHAIGALCVLDTHPRNGFSGEERERLSQMAQMVMDRLEVRRLGFGPCRQSNTIHARAMDPEQLFRLASMDALTGLPNRRQFYRSVEATLLSGHPCAVLMLDIDGFNDINNILGPAAADDVLRALGGLLSAETMHGSTVARVGGDEFAVLVESLSAETAEPFARRLLAKVAELRPLAGEDLRISTSCGIALSPRDATEAVELISDADLALHAAKISRNSGIALYSPSLRNEALDRRLSSLDLQRAVTHGELRLFYQPQVRLQDGAVVGAEALIRWLHPSRGLLPPSAFLPSLEAGPLAPIVGRWVIDEGCAQVARWRRRGRADFRMAINLSSSQFRAGDLAKQVEEALRRHDLPPEALELEITENIVLSNDAAALEALTLLRQIGVGIAFDDFGTGFAALSLLTRYPVNCIKIDRSFVQAMLRSPREAAVISSILQMGRALDMDVIAEGIETEEERSYLVERACPEGQGYLFGKPMPAQEFEALLAG, via the coding sequence ATGCAGTGCCCTCCAGTGCCTCCGCACGAGAAGGAGCGGCTCGCCGCTCTTGCCAGCTACTGCCTCGCCGATGAAGCCCCGGTGGTCGACCTGTCGCCCCTGGTCGACATGGCCCTGCATGTCTTCAAGGTGCCCATGGCAGCAGTGAATATGATCGGCTCCGATCATGTCTTCTTCGCCGCCAGCGCCGGCTTTGGGGAGGTGGACAAGCGCAGGGAGGTGTCTTTCTGCGCCCATACCATCCTCCAGGGCAAGGTGATGGTTGTGCCGGATGCCGAGCGGGACGACCGGTTCCACGACAACCCCCTTGTCGCCGGTGCCGGCAGCATCCGCTTCTATGCCGGGGCGCCGCTCTTGTCCTCGGACGGCCACGCCATTGGCGCGCTCTGCGTTCTGGACACGCATCCGCGCAACGGCTTTTCGGGAGAAGAGCGCGAACGCCTGAGCCAGATGGCCCAGATGGTCATGGACCGGCTGGAGGTCCGCCGCCTCGGCTTTGGCCCGTGCAGGCAGAGCAACACCATCCATGCCCGCGCCATGGACCCCGAGCAGCTTTTCCGCCTCGCCAGCATGGACGCCTTGACGGGCCTGCCCAACCGCCGCCAGTTCTACCGGTCGGTGGAGGCGACGCTCCTCTCCGGCCATCCCTGCGCCGTGCTGATGCTGGACATTGACGGCTTCAACGACATCAACAACATCCTCGGGCCGGCGGCCGCGGACGATGTCCTCCGGGCGCTCGGCGGTTTGCTCTCAGCAGAGACCATGCACGGCTCGACGGTCGCCCGCGTGGGCGGGGATGAGTTCGCCGTGCTGGTGGAAAGCCTTTCCGCGGAGACGGCGGAGCCGTTCGCGCGCCGGCTCCTGGCCAAGGTCGCCGAGCTGCGCCCCCTGGCCGGCGAGGATCTGCGCATCAGCACCAGTTGCGGCATTGCCCTGTCCCCGCGCGATGCCACGGAGGCGGTCGAGCTGATCAGCGATGCGGACCTCGCGCTCCACGCCGCCAAGATCAGCCGCAATTCTGGGATCGCGCTCTATTCCCCCTCGCTTCGCAACGAGGCGCTGGATCGGCGGCTCTCCAGCCTGGACCTTCAGCGGGCGGTGACTCATGGAGAGCTGCGGCTGTTCTACCAGCCCCAGGTGCGCCTTCAGGACGGCGCCGTGGTGGGGGCGGAAGCGCTGATCCGCTGGCTTCATCCCAGTCGAGGCCTTCTGCCACCGTCCGCCTTCCTGCCCTCCCTGGAGGCGGGGCCGCTCGCGCCCATTGTAGGGCGCTGGGTCATCGACGAGGGCTGCGCCCAGGTGGCGCGCTGGCGCCGGCGGGGGCGGGCCGACTTCCGCATGGCCATAAATCTCTCCAGCTCCCAGTTTCGCGCCGGCGACCTGGCGAAGCAGGTGGAAGAGGCCCTGCGCCGACACGACCTGCCGCCGGAAGCGCTGGAACTGGAAATTACCGAGAACATCGTCCTGTCCAACGATGCCGCCGCCCTGGAGGCCCTGACGCTGCTGCGGCAGATCGGCGTGGGCATCGCGTTCGACGATTTCGGCACGGGCTTCGCCGCGCTCAGCCTCCTGACACGCTACCCGGTGAACTGCATCAAGATCGACCGCAGCTTCGTCCAGGCCATGCTGCGCTCTCCCCGCGAGGCGGCCGTCATTTCCTCTATCCTCCAGATGGGCCGCGCCCTCGACATGGACGTCATCGCCGAGGGCATAGAGACCGAGGAGGAGCGCTCCTATCTTGTGGAACGCGCTTGCCCGGAAGGACAGGGCTACTTGTTCGGCAAGCCCATGCCGGCGCAGGAGTTCGAGGCCCTGCTGGCTGGCTAG
- a CDS encoding ABC transporter ATP-binding protein, with amino-acid sequence MNRLIVEGVSAGYGAVAVLHDVSLELRESEFIALLGTNGNGKSTLLNTVLGFVRPTKGRILLEWDGQVLDLTGLPPHRIVNEGVALVPEGRRLIPNLTVEENLVLAGSCPRAKHQLAANLAFCYETFPLLRERRAQRAGTMSGGQQQLLAIARALMTSPRVIVIDEPSVGLAPIVVSQVFDAVRDLQASRQLTILMAEQSFLRAVDLASRAYVLSHGAIVRTLDREKEAFSADDLRRTMMGMAH; translated from the coding sequence GTGAATAGGCTCATCGTCGAAGGGGTCAGCGCCGGCTATGGCGCGGTCGCGGTGCTGCACGATGTCTCGCTGGAGCTGCGCGAGAGCGAGTTCATCGCGCTGCTGGGCACCAATGGCAACGGCAAGAGCACGCTCCTGAACACCGTGCTGGGCTTCGTGCGGCCCACCAAGGGGCGCATCCTGCTGGAATGGGACGGGCAGGTTCTGGACCTCACTGGCCTCCCGCCCCACCGCATCGTCAATGAAGGCGTCGCCCTGGTGCCGGAAGGCCGGCGGCTGATCCCCAATTTGACGGTGGAGGAAAATCTCGTGCTGGCCGGCAGCTGTCCGCGCGCCAAGCACCAGCTCGCCGCCAATCTCGCCTTCTGCTACGAGACCTTCCCCCTGTTGCGGGAGCGCCGGGCGCAGCGGGCCGGCACCATGAGCGGGGGCCAGCAGCAACTCCTCGCCATCGCCCGCGCGCTGATGACCTCGCCGCGCGTCATCGTCATCGACGAGCCCTCCGTGGGCCTTGCCCCCATCGTCGTGTCGCAAGTGTTCGACGCGGTGCGCGATCTCCAAGCCTCGCGGCAGCTCACCATCCTTATGGCCGAGCAGAGCTTTCTGCGCGCCGTGGACCTGGCGTCCCGCGCCTATGTGCTCTCCCATGGCGCCATCGTGCGCACCCTCGACCGGGAAAAGGAGGCCTTCAGCGCTGACGATCTGCGCCGGACCATGATGGGCATGGCACACTGA
- a CDS encoding Bug family tripartite tricarboxylate transporter substrate binding protein: protein MLKMMRRLLAAAMCLGAVGWGAAGADAVAASYPTRPVTIVVGFSAGGNADLVARLVAQRLSETLGRPFIVENKGGAGGLLASEAVAKSAPDGYRLLLVTGAFPAQAAALSRLPFDPVRDFTPISVVVSYPAVIVVPATSPFTSLKDLIAYAKAHPGQLNYPSPGTGSLFHLAVELFADKTGIVMTHIPFKGGGQQVTELIAGRLDVMFDTLSVVQSQIKSGKLRALAVTSPQRLPQLPEVPTVDEVVGDYEVSSFVGLAGPANLPADIVARLNTAIDEAVNSPDIKARFIELGGTPLGGTPQQAAETMNQALETWQKIARSKNIKAD from the coding sequence ATGCTCAAGATGATGCGCCGCCTCCTGGCGGCAGCCATGTGCCTTGGCGCGGTGGGGTGGGGGGCTGCGGGCGCCGATGCCGTCGCCGCGTCCTATCCCACGCGCCCCGTGACCATCGTGGTCGGCTTCTCCGCCGGTGGAAACGCGGACCTGGTGGCGCGCCTGGTGGCCCAGCGCCTCAGCGAGACACTGGGTCGGCCCTTCATCGTCGAGAACAAGGGCGGGGCCGGTGGCCTGCTGGCCAGCGAGGCCGTGGCGAAGTCCGCGCCCGATGGCTATCGCCTGCTGCTCGTGACCGGCGCCTTCCCGGCCCAGGCGGCGGCTTTGAGCCGCCTGCCGTTCGACCCGGTCCGGGACTTCACGCCCATCTCGGTGGTGGTGTCCTATCCCGCGGTCATCGTCGTTCCGGCGACCTCCCCCTTCACCAGCCTGAAGGACCTCATCGCCTACGCCAAGGCCCATCCCGGACAGCTCAATTATCCCAGCCCCGGGACCGGTTCCCTCTTCCACCTGGCGGTGGAGCTGTTCGCAGACAAGACCGGCATCGTGATGACGCATATTCCCTTCAAGGGCGGCGGCCAGCAGGTCACCGAGCTGATCGCCGGGCGGCTGGACGTGATGTTCGACACGCTGTCCGTGGTGCAGAGCCAGATCAAGTCGGGCAAGCTGCGGGCGCTCGCCGTGACCTCTCCCCAGCGCCTTCCCCAATTGCCGGAGGTGCCGACCGTGGACGAGGTGGTGGGCGACTACGAGGTGTCGTCCTTTGTGGGCCTTGCCGGCCCCGCGAACCTGCCGGCTGACATCGTCGCCCGTCTCAATACGGCGATCGATGAGGCGGTGAACAGCCCCGACATCAAGGCCCGCTTCATCGAGCTTGGCGGAACGCCGCTCGGGGGCACGCCGCAGCAGGCGGCAGAGACCATGAACCAGGCGCTCGAGACCTGGCAGAAGATCGCGCGCTCCAAGAACATCAAGGCGGATTGA
- a CDS encoding LysR family transcriptional regulator, which translates to MDRLTAFRTLVLVAETGSFTAAAAKLSTVPSALTKRISELEKSLGAQLLHRTTHGVVLTDEGALCLERIQRVLEEVDDIEQQLASRRQEAAGQLRVSMPAAMGQIYVIPQLDRFLSAHRSIRLTLDYSDTPPDLLENRLDVAVRIGKPRDGGFIARRLARSRRVTCATPHYIASHAPLTTLKDLQDHTCIALLVDGRIRSWTFAQDGEQVAHTPRGGLTVSSGLALRESALRGLGIAQCNSILVAPELRAGQLAELLPQTSVPSEDLYVVYPPNRHAVPRAKVFIDFIRGVFKPYLQESLAG; encoded by the coding sequence ATGGATCGCCTCACCGCCTTCAGGACCCTGGTGCTGGTGGCCGAGACGGGGAGCTTCACGGCGGCGGCTGCCAAGCTGTCCACCGTGCCCTCGGCGCTCACCAAGCGCATATCGGAGCTGGAAAAGTCCCTGGGCGCGCAGCTTCTGCACCGCACCACCCATGGGGTCGTGCTCACCGACGAGGGCGCGCTGTGCCTGGAGCGGATCCAGCGGGTGCTGGAGGAGGTGGACGACATCGAGCAGCAGCTCGCCAGCCGCCGGCAGGAGGCGGCGGGCCAATTGCGGGTGTCGATGCCCGCGGCCATGGGGCAGATTTATGTGATCCCGCAGCTCGATCGGTTCCTGAGCGCCCACAGGTCCATCCGGCTGACGCTGGACTATAGCGACACGCCGCCGGATCTTCTGGAGAACCGGCTGGACGTCGCCGTCCGCATCGGCAAGCCCAGGGATGGCGGCTTCATCGCCCGTCGGTTGGCGCGCTCGCGGCGCGTCACCTGCGCCACGCCCCATTACATCGCCAGCCATGCCCCCCTCACCACGCTGAAGGATTTGCAGGACCACACCTGCATCGCGCTGCTGGTGGACGGGCGGATCCGCAGTTGGACCTTCGCACAGGATGGGGAGCAGGTGGCCCACACGCCGCGCGGCGGACTGACCGTGAGCAGCGGGCTGGCCTTGCGGGAATCCGCGCTGCGCGGCCTGGGCATCGCCCAATGCAATTCGATCCTGGTGGCACCCGAATTGCGGGCCGGACAGCTCGCAGAGCTGCTGCCTCAGACCTCTGTCCCGAGCGAAGACCTGTACGTGGTCTACCCGCCCAATCGACACGCCGTCCCACGCGCGAAAGTCTTCATCGATTTCATACGGGGCGTTTTCAAGCCTTACCTGCAGGAATCCCTTGCGGGCTAG
- a CDS encoding cupin domain-containing protein produces the protein MSLSQKVRRVVTGHNEQGEAIVLMDGPAPFLFQSEHRPGFWSNDIWRTGQMPVVIEAQPEEPTLGPRRQLPGPRGSVLRINNIPPESGLLTSDDIAREFARMGNAAGSTHAVSGRHPMMHRTQTLDYAIILSGEIYLVLDKEETLLRAGDVVVQRGTNHAWSNRSSAPCVLAFMLLDGVYEESLAQQLEGEGAPP, from the coding sequence ATGTCCCTGTCGCAAAAGGTGCGCCGCGTGGTCACCGGGCACAATGAGCAAGGCGAGGCCATCGTGCTGATGGACGGGCCCGCGCCCTTCCTCTTCCAGTCCGAGCATCGCCCTGGCTTCTGGTCCAATGACATCTGGCGCACCGGGCAGATGCCCGTGGTGATCGAGGCGCAGCCCGAGGAACCGACGCTCGGGCCGCGCCGCCAATTGCCGGGTCCACGCGGCAGCGTCCTGCGCATCAACAACATCCCGCCCGAGAGCGGCCTGTTGACCTCCGACGACATCGCGCGCGAATTCGCCCGCATGGGAAATGCTGCCGGCTCCACCCATGCCGTCTCCGGGCGCCATCCCATGATGCACCGGACCCAGACGCTGGACTATGCGATCATCCTGTCGGGCGAGATCTATCTCGTGCTCGACAAGGAAGAGACCTTGCTTCGGGCGGGGGACGTGGTGGTCCAACGCGGCACCAACCACGCCTGGAGCAACCGCTCCTCGGCCCCGTGCGTGCTGGCCTTCATGCTCCTCGACGGGGTCTATGAGGAGAGCCTCGCCCAACAGCTGGAAGGGGAAGGCGCGCCGCCGTGA
- a CDS encoding PDDEXK-like family protein, with translation MTRIDPIQTAGQLLHEVAACRTAVEAARRQYEDRLAPDFSPLQFLWLDELMWSKLMAWLLNPRETHAQKGRFLHLFVRNLVPGAGTWSEKACDHARVEIEHSFSDGRIDIIVECDERFLIIENKPYAADQDRQLQRYFKYADQLSRAHRKATIVYLTADGRLPSKGSLDHQVAEERQRDGTLVCLSYRDLGRSPRLGDPSWLDACKMACRSPRVANFIEEIQAQIKAEFVGMRDMNQDDALASLMSGRSDFIRSAFDVQRSLIEMKRGLFKALVADIGNQEGAGLLKSEFKNDGFTLNFETASQIPFIVRVQAFEKMAIGLMRREEKNARDPVRIAEGRAYASRLTGLAASEKWGDDLWAWVFLPKVENDLCPLPADFWANPEPWVQIAERERGHRGPETDVAGKILAAVQKIRDALGTDLTELSPADPIPAAPTSLPPAPMAKP, from the coding sequence TTGACACGCATTGACCCCATCCAGACGGCCGGCCAGCTTCTGCACGAAGTGGCGGCCTGCCGCACCGCGGTGGAAGCCGCGCGACGGCAATATGAGGATCGCCTCGCGCCCGATTTCAGTCCGCTCCAGTTCCTGTGGCTGGACGAACTCATGTGGTCGAAGCTGATGGCATGGCTGCTGAACCCGCGTGAGACCCACGCGCAAAAGGGGCGCTTCCTCCATCTGTTCGTGCGGAACCTGGTTCCGGGCGCCGGCACCTGGTCCGAGAAGGCGTGCGACCACGCCCGTGTGGAGATTGAACACAGCTTTTCTGATGGCCGCATCGACATCATCGTAGAATGCGATGAGCGTTTTCTCATCATTGAAAACAAGCCTTATGCCGCAGATCAGGACCGGCAGCTGCAGCGCTACTTCAAATATGCAGATCAACTCAGCCGGGCACATCGCAAGGCCACCATCGTCTACCTGACCGCCGATGGTCGGCTGCCTTCAAAAGGCAGTCTGGATCACCAGGTGGCGGAGGAAAGACAGCGAGACGGAACACTCGTCTGCCTCAGCTATCGGGACCTCGGACGATCGCCTCGGCTGGGGGACCCCTCGTGGCTGGATGCCTGCAAAATGGCATGCCGCTCGCCCCGCGTGGCGAACTTTATCGAAGAAATTCAAGCACAGATCAAAGCGGAGTTTGTCGGCATGCGTGACATGAACCAAGATGACGCTCTTGCCAGCCTGATGTCCGGCCGTTCGGACTTCATCCGTTCCGCGTTCGATGTCCAGCGCTCGCTCATAGAGATGAAAAGAGGGCTGTTCAAAGCGCTCGTGGCAGATATCGGCAACCAAGAAGGCGCCGGCCTGCTGAAATCCGAATTCAAGAATGACGGTTTCACATTGAATTTCGAGACTGCGAGCCAGATCCCCTTCATCGTGCGGGTGCAGGCGTTTGAAAAGATGGCCATCGGCCTCATGCGGCGCGAGGAGAAAAACGCGCGAGATCCCGTGCGCATTGCTGAAGGGCGCGCATATGCCTCTCGCCTGACGGGTCTGGCGGCCTCGGAAAAATGGGGCGACGACCTTTGGGCGTGGGTGTTTCTGCCCAAAGTGGAAAACGACCTGTGTCCATTGCCGGCAGATTTCTGGGCCAACCCCGAGCCGTGGGTCCAGATCGCGGAGCGGGAAAGGGGCCATCGCGGTCCGGAAACCGATGTGGCGGGAAAGATACTGGCGGCCGTCCAGAAGATCAGGGACGCACTCGGCACCGACCTGACCGAACTCAGCCCCGCAGATCCCATCCCCGCAGCCCCCACCTCCTTGCCGCCCGCTCCGATGGCAAAGCCCTGA
- a CDS encoding amidohydrolase family protein encodes MTRPCLPPDPDTRVPRFKAPPLSCDAHAHIFGDFSTFPLSPNRSFTPPQAPVENLFGMLDVLGVTRAVIVHSSAYGTDTRVSEEALKAAPDRLRGVAVTGPDTPYADLERLDALGFSGSRLSTVVKGTASFDHLEAIAARVHPFGWHIAVHVNRSDELVDLAPRLLALPNPIVVDHVARVRGDEGVTCPGYQALLTLLKTDRCWVKLSALHRTSSRAFPWSDMRPLVEGLLEARPDRIVWGTDWPHVNQYDEMQNDGDLLDACAEWVGDDDLMRKILVDNPQKLYRFPE; translated from the coding sequence ATGACCCGCCCCTGCCTGCCCCCGGACCCCGATACACGCGTCCCACGGTTCAAGGCGCCGCCGCTCTCCTGTGATGCGCACGCGCACATTTTCGGTGACTTCTCGACATTTCCCCTCTCGCCGAACCGTTCTTTCACCCCGCCCCAGGCGCCGGTGGAAAACCTGTTCGGCATGCTCGACGTACTGGGCGTCACGCGGGCCGTCATCGTACATTCCAGCGCCTATGGCACCGACACGCGGGTGTCGGAAGAAGCCCTGAAGGCGGCGCCCGACCGGCTGCGAGGCGTTGCGGTCACCGGGCCGGATACGCCCTATGCGGACCTGGAGCGCCTTGATGCGCTCGGCTTCAGCGGCAGCCGGCTGAGCACGGTGGTGAAGGGCACGGCGAGTTTCGACCATCTGGAAGCCATTGCCGCCCGCGTCCATCCCTTCGGCTGGCACATCGCGGTGCACGTCAACCGCTCGGACGAACTGGTGGACCTGGCGCCCCGCCTCCTGGCCCTGCCCAACCCCATCGTGGTGGACCATGTGGCACGGGTGAGGGGCGATGAAGGCGTGACCTGCCCTGGCTACCAGGCGCTGCTCACCCTTTTGAAGACCGACCGCTGCTGGGTGAAGCTCTCCGCCCTCCACCGCACGTCGTCCCGGGCATTCCCCTGGAGCGACATGCGCCCCCTCGTGGAGGGGCTGCTGGAGGCCCGGCCGGATCGCATCGTGTGGGGCACCGACTGGCCCCATGTGAACCAGTATGACGAGATGCAGAATGACGGCGACCTGCTGGACGCCTGCGCCGAATGGGTCGGCGACGATGACCTGATGCGGAAGATCTTGGTCGACAATCCGCAAAAGCTTTACCGCTTCCCAGAATAA
- a CDS encoding AAA family ATPase, producing MHPFERHILVRYVAALATGGSAVWARWWRNTELAHWLLCHQAVLGLPALPTTQDENDPSCNLAARDAALRHFTSLRQGRTPAASPLERKVSWLGDELGLAPIDRPILALLVRTATVPEVHTLALALVSQFIPERLRMPHNMDIGLNTIAALLGQMPRAVSRRLTCEMPLVMYGLVDDRRGHDFAASSRTLKVANASRSTAQTLRALLFGKPKTTSLAWEDFSHLQRDAELVCDLLKAASRNRTRGINILLHGAPGTGKTAFASALAARAGLHAVFVGECAEEGEEPDREQRISALALAQKLSSQSEGLLLVMDEAEDIFVGVDEARGHSRLGAKVFMNNLVEANPCPTLYISNHPHRLGRAVLRRMTYAVEFPRLDRAARERIVRRSATRHKIALDQPGLQELVRLDAPPALIDHGLRTARLCGADVKVAVQAASSVLKVMGGRPAPVDAKARFHPAFACADTDLARLTERIVASGRLDISLCLHGLPGTGKSAYARYLAERMDLEVLEKRASDLLGMFVGQSEQNIADCFEEARARRAFLIFDEADSLLRDRTGASRSHEVSQVNEMLTWMERHPYPFACTTNFADALDPAAARRFLFKIGFLPLAKAQARALFAHTFGLTPPAHLDGLCQLTPGDFAVVARKALVMGETEANALVEALASEVEAKPGGARQPIGFRPLASTP from the coding sequence ATGCACCCTTTTGAACGGCATATCCTGGTCCGATACGTCGCGGCCCTCGCCACCGGCGGGAGCGCGGTCTGGGCGCGTTGGTGGCGGAACACGGAGTTGGCGCACTGGCTGTTGTGCCACCAGGCCGTGCTCGGCCTTCCCGCCCTTCCCACCACGCAGGACGAGAATGACCCCTCGTGCAATCTCGCCGCTCGCGATGCTGCGCTCCGGCACTTCACCAGCCTGCGCCAAGGCCGGACGCCCGCGGCCTCGCCCTTGGAGCGCAAGGTCTCCTGGCTCGGTGACGAGCTGGGCCTCGCCCCGATCGATCGGCCGATCCTCGCCCTCCTGGTGCGGACGGCGACGGTTCCGGAAGTCCACACCCTCGCTCTGGCCTTGGTGAGCCAGTTCATTCCCGAGCGGCTGCGCATGCCGCACAACATGGATATCGGGCTGAACACCATCGCCGCGCTGCTGGGGCAGATGCCGCGCGCCGTGAGCCGTCGCCTCACCTGCGAGATGCCGCTGGTGATGTACGGGCTCGTGGACGACCGGCGGGGTCACGACTTTGCCGCTTCCTCGCGCACCTTGAAGGTGGCGAACGCGTCCCGCTCGACCGCGCAGACGCTGCGCGCCCTCCTGTTCGGCAAGCCCAAGACCACTTCCTTGGCGTGGGAGGACTTCTCCCATCTCCAGCGCGACGCGGAGCTGGTGTGCGACCTGCTGAAGGCGGCTTCCCGCAACCGGACGCGGGGCATCAACATCCTGCTCCACGGCGCGCCCGGCACCGGCAAGACCGCCTTTGCCAGCGCGCTCGCCGCGCGGGCGGGGCTCCACGCGGTGTTCGTGGGCGAATGCGCGGAGGAGGGCGAGGAGCCCGACCGGGAGCAACGCATCAGCGCGCTCGCCCTCGCGCAGAAACTCTCCAGCCAGAGCGAGGGGCTGCTCCTGGTCATGGACGAGGCGGAGGACATTTTCGTCGGCGTGGACGAGGCCCGCGGCCACAGCCGCCTTGGCGCCAAGGTGTTCATGAACAACCTTGTTGAGGCCAATCCTTGCCCGACGCTCTACATCTCCAACCATCCCCATCGGCTGGGCCGGGCGGTCCTGCGGCGCATGACCTATGCGGTGGAATTTCCGCGCCTGGATCGCGCGGCCCGCGAGCGGATCGTCCGCCGCTCGGCCACCCGCCATAAGATCGCGCTCGATCAGCCGGGCCTCCAGGAACTGGTCCGCCTGGACGCGCCCCCCGCGCTTATCGATCATGGCCTGCGGACCGCGCGCCTGTGCGGGGCGGATGTGAAGGTGGCTGTGCAGGCGGCATCATCGGTGCTGAAGGTGATGGGAGGGCGTCCTGCCCCCGTGGACGCCAAGGCGCGGTTCCACCCCGCCTTTGCCTGTGCCGACACCGACCTTGCGCGCCTCACCGAGCGGATCGTGGCCAGCGGGCGCCTCGACATTTCCCTGTGCCTCCATGGCCTTCCCGGCACCGGCAAGAGTGCCTATGCCCGCTATCTGGCCGAGCGCATGGACCTTGAAGTGCTGGAGAAGCGGGCCAGCGATCTGCTGGGCATGTTCGTCGGCCAGAGCGAGCAGAACATCGCAGACTGCTTCGAAGAGGCCAGGGCGCGTCGGGCCTTCCTCATTTTCGACGAGGCGGATTCCCTCTTGCGCGACCGCACCGGGGCCAGTCGGTCCCACGAGGTCAGCCAGGTGAATGAAATGCTCACCTGGATGGAGCGCCACCCCTATCCCTTCGCCTGCACCACCAACTTCGCCGACGCGCTGGACCCGGCCGCCGCACGGCGCTTCCTGTTCAAAATCGGGTTCCTGCCCCTTGCCAAGGCCCAGGCTCGCGCTCTCTTCGCCCACACGTTCGGCCTGACCCCGCCGGCGCACCTGGACGGCCTCTGCCAGCTCACCCCTGGCGATTTTGCGGTGGTGGCCCGCAAGGCGCTGGTGATGGGGGAAACCGAGGCCAACGCCCTGGTGGAGGCGCTTGCCAGCGAAGTGGAGGCCAAGCCTGGTGGCGCCCGCCAGCCCATCGGCTTCCGGCCACTGGCGTCGACGCCGTGA